In one Nocardia tengchongensis genomic region, the following are encoded:
- a CDS encoding FUSC family protein produces MHPWRGLVRELLSIAPRGDDHHYALRVALGLAIPGAMLVLARRTDMLVFAAFGSFVGMYGRGHIRGSRVRQQLVAATVLGTGVVIGSVLARTHARPFTLVIVETVFAALASLVADRAGLHPAGPFFGLFALGAVAAIPPSTGTPLAGLSLYTATAALCVALGALHSDSGGASTQTAPPAGPAVACAAQPEETLRGARQEATARTAQQKLAGHTAQQTTTAGGAQRAAVASTGQRVFTREELWHAGRYALAVALAGAGGVALGVAHANWAMAAAAVPLAAVDSRGRVLRGVERVAGTFIGLCASALVLLPHPPPWLLGVSVLLLLFPTELFMARNYALALGFFTPLIMVMTELAAPADPVRLLLDRGTDTVLGVTVGVAVAVLTRPRTPDTLAQFRVRTARLAP; encoded by the coding sequence GTGCACCCCTGGCGGGGATTGGTCCGGGAGCTGCTGTCCATCGCGCCGCGGGGCGACGATCACCACTACGCGCTGCGCGTAGCCCTGGGACTGGCGATCCCGGGCGCGATGCTGGTGTTGGCGCGGCGTACCGACATGTTGGTGTTCGCGGCCTTCGGCTCGTTCGTCGGCATGTACGGCCGCGGGCACATCCGTGGGTCGCGGGTGCGGCAGCAACTGGTCGCCGCCACGGTGCTCGGCACGGGCGTGGTGATCGGCAGCGTATTGGCCCGGACACACGCCCGGCCGTTCACTCTCGTCATCGTCGAGACCGTCTTCGCCGCGCTCGCCTCCCTGGTCGCAGACCGGGCCGGGCTGCACCCCGCCGGACCCTTCTTCGGGCTGTTCGCGCTCGGTGCGGTGGCGGCGATTCCCCCGAGCACCGGCACACCGCTGGCGGGACTGTCCTTATATACGGCCACTGCCGCACTGTGTGTGGCGCTCGGAGCGCTGCACTCGGATTCGGGAGGCGCGTCCACGCAGACAGCACCACCTGCGGGCCCGGCGGTGGCATGCGCTGCGCAGCCGGAGGAGACCCTACGCGGGGCGCGGCAGGAAGCAACCGCTCGCACCGCCCAGCAAAAGCTGGCAGGACACACTGCCCAGCAGACAACGACTGCGGGCGGGGCGCAGCGGGCAGCGGTCGCATCAACCGGGCAGCGCGTATTCACACGGGAGGAGTTGTGGCACGCGGGTCGGTACGCGCTCGCGGTCGCTCTCGCCGGTGCGGGTGGCGTGGCTTTGGGTGTGGCTCATGCCAATTGGGCGATGGCCGCGGCCGCCGTGCCGCTGGCCGCGGTCGATTCCCGCGGCCGGGTGCTGCGCGGGGTGGAGCGGGTGGCGGGGACTTTCATCGGACTGTGTGCGTCCGCGCTGGTGCTGCTCCCCCATCCACCGCCGTGGCTGCTGGGCGTGTCGGTGCTGTTGCTGCTGTTCCCGACCGAGTTGTTCATGGCCCGCAATTACGCGCTCGCGCTGGGCTTCTTCACGCCGCTGATCATGGTGATGACCGAGCTGGCGGCGCCCGCCGATCCCGTTCGGCTGCTGCTCGACCGCGGTACCGACACCGTCCTGGGCGTCACCGTCGGTGTGGCGGTCGCCGTGCTCACGCGGCCGCGCACACCGGATACGTTGGCGCAGTTCAGGGTTCGGACCGCTCGACTCGCACCGTGA
- a CDS encoding LysR family transcriptional regulator — MLFRQLEYFVALARERHFARAAEACHVSQPALSEAIRKLESELKVPLVTRGRTFEGLTPEGERLVLWARRILADRDALEHEVRALQTGLTGELRLGVIPAAAATVALLTDPFCAAHPLVKVRLETGLKSADIVDRLRRFELDAGVIYPDGQDTSGLTVTPLYREQQVLLAGNDLLTGRTGPLEWADVVELPLCLLTPGMRGRQLIDDALAAQGLTANPQLETDSVATLIGQVATGRWATIIPSTWLRTMRPPADARVLRLEHPSIRATVAMVTRAGEPVSVLTRALTESARSAPIDADADRR; from the coding sequence ATGCTGTTCCGCCAGCTCGAGTACTTCGTCGCACTCGCGCGCGAGCGTCACTTCGCCCGGGCCGCGGAGGCCTGTCACGTCTCACAACCGGCCTTGTCGGAAGCGATCCGCAAACTCGAGAGCGAACTGAAGGTGCCGCTCGTGACGCGGGGACGCACCTTCGAAGGACTCACGCCCGAAGGCGAGCGGCTGGTGCTGTGGGCACGACGGATCCTGGCCGACCGCGACGCGCTCGAACACGAAGTGCGCGCATTGCAGACCGGTCTGACCGGGGAGCTGCGACTCGGCGTCATTCCCGCCGCCGCGGCGACGGTGGCCCTGCTCACCGATCCGTTCTGCGCCGCACATCCACTCGTGAAGGTGCGCCTCGAGACCGGTCTGAAGTCCGCCGATATCGTCGATCGGCTGCGACGATTCGAACTCGACGCGGGGGTCATCTACCCCGACGGTCAGGACACCTCGGGACTGACTGTGACACCGCTGTACCGCGAACAGCAGGTGCTGCTCGCGGGCAACGACCTGCTGACCGGCCGGACCGGGCCGCTCGAATGGGCCGATGTGGTGGAACTGCCCTTGTGTCTGCTCACTCCGGGGATGCGTGGACGGCAACTGATCGACGACGCCCTGGCCGCCCAGGGTCTGACCGCCAACCCGCAGCTGGAAACCGACTCGGTGGCCACCCTGATCGGGCAGGTCGCCACCGGCCGGTGGGCGACCATCATTCCCTCGACCTGGCTGCGCACCATGCGACCGCCGGCGGACGCCCGAGTCCTGCGGCTCGAGCATCCATCGATCCGGGCGACGGTCGCGATGGTCACCCGGGCCGGCGAACCGGTTTCGGTGCTGACGCGGGCACTGACCGAATCGGCGCGCTCCGCACCGATCGACGCGGACGCCGACCGGCGGTGA
- a CDS encoding PP2C family serine/threonine-protein phosphatase, which translates to MHTEAIEVGDAWAADAEARLRLDRVAGAGVSRVGRRTVNADAFATFSDAAHGRSAFVVADGVGDHLAAARAARLAASIAARVAVERGARAGILAAQRGLLAELPESTADSVLVVAVLPSQGQPDGPGDIAWVGDCRAYRWNGRVLHRMTTDHTVAEYFRARGHDPLPGMRHLVTTSVRTVRPGDIGHTATGSSAGRLLLCSDGVGKKLGMPVVKSILAQGSSPGQAAEGLVGAALGRGGTDNTTALVVDAIR; encoded by the coding sequence GTGCACACCGAAGCCATCGAGGTGGGAGATGCCTGGGCTGCTGACGCCGAGGCGCGGTTGCGGCTGGATCGGGTGGCCGGGGCCGGGGTGAGCAGGGTGGGCCGGCGCACGGTCAACGCCGACGCGTTCGCCACGTTCAGTGACGCCGCGCATGGTCGCAGCGCCTTCGTGGTGGCCGACGGGGTCGGGGATCATCTGGCGGCGGCCCGGGCGGCGCGGCTGGCGGCCTCGATCGCGGCCCGCGTCGCGGTGGAGCGGGGTGCGCGGGCCGGCATTCTGGCGGCGCAGCGCGGTCTGCTGGCGGAGCTACCCGAGTCGACCGCCGACAGTGTGCTGGTGGTCGCGGTGCTGCCGAGTCAGGGGCAGCCGGACGGTCCGGGCGATATCGCGTGGGTCGGCGACTGCCGGGCGTATCGCTGGAACGGCCGGGTGCTGCATCGCATGACCACCGATCACACGGTGGCCGAATATTTCCGCGCACGCGGGCACGACCCGCTGCCGGGCATGCGTCATCTGGTGACCACGTCGGTGCGGACCGTGCGGCCCGGCGATATCGGGCACACGGCGACGGGGTCGAGTGCGGGTCGGCTGCTGCTGTGCAGTGACGGCGTGGGCAAGAAGCTGGGTATGCCGGTCGTCAAGTCGATCCTGGCTCAGGGATCCTCGCCGGGTCAGGCGGCGGAAGGCCTGGTCGGTGCGGCTCTGGGGCGGGGTGGCACCGACAATACGACGGCGTTGGTGGTCGACGCGATCCGCTGA
- a CDS encoding YhgE/Pip domain-containing protein, producing MADRSTSIRARIGGVLRARRASAPARVLIVLLLVVPTLVSAVYMWIMWDPELYLKQIPVAVASDDVGGVSDGKAQNMGTEILDTLVSAGELQFHRVSSEEAVRGLRESRYAFSVVIPADFTRNVLSVTDPVPQRARIAVWYNDFNGTLGPAVANSVVADAQNQIAATIGRGYASQILVGVNSLGAGIGDASKGATQLAQGTAQLADGSGQLSTGLDQAATGAAQLVAGTGELHTGTVQLADGTSQLVTGTDQLGAGAVQIRDGVDQVVTPLLDALEPAGKFATDLTPLLDQLSKNADPDLADAITQLKGLITQVRPGDPDSIVGQLTQLRDGTKELARQLTDPKADYRAGVLALATGATQLRDGAGQLGAGATELSTGLRQLADGGHELRAGVGQLGDGATQLDTGLRDGAAAAPHITDPTTSADVIAQPVTMDIRNQEPSQVVRGGDRSHKDVSRGAGPVLVVMGSFLAAIVLWMLLRPWRGAETGRTPWRRPAGPLLRASAVGAAGVLVVTALAALYGSSVGWSPQQWPAMAAVIVLVAAVAAVTTQLFIVLFGRVAGSIAAFSFYMFQIFTFGGVFPAGTTPSAFRPFKDIAPMTFARRAVIRADIALYDTMFWTSIAVLLLMLAAAFALMLAARRFTATPAPDPTPQPLHPIASSA from the coding sequence GTGGCAGACAGATCGACATCCATCCGCGCTCGTATCGGCGGCGTACTCCGGGCGCGCCGGGCATCGGCGCCCGCACGGGTCCTGATCGTCCTGCTACTGGTGGTGCCGACGCTCGTCTCGGCCGTCTACATGTGGATCATGTGGGACCCGGAGCTGTACCTGAAGCAGATTCCCGTCGCTGTCGCCAGTGACGATGTCGGCGGCGTCTCCGACGGCAAGGCCCAGAACATGGGCACCGAGATTCTCGATACCCTGGTGTCGGCCGGCGAGTTGCAGTTCCATCGGGTCAGCAGCGAGGAAGCGGTGCGCGGCCTGCGGGAGAGCCGGTACGCCTTCTCGGTCGTCATCCCCGCGGACTTCACACGCAACGTGCTGAGCGTGACCGATCCGGTGCCGCAGCGTGCTCGAATCGCGGTGTGGTACAACGACTTCAACGGTACCCTCGGCCCTGCGGTGGCCAACAGCGTGGTCGCCGACGCCCAGAATCAGATCGCGGCCACCATCGGTCGCGGCTATGCCTCCCAGATCCTGGTCGGCGTCAACAGTCTCGGTGCGGGCATCGGCGACGCTTCCAAGGGCGCGACCCAGCTGGCGCAGGGCACCGCGCAACTCGCCGACGGCTCCGGGCAGCTCTCGACCGGACTCGACCAGGCCGCCACCGGTGCGGCGCAATTGGTCGCGGGAACCGGTGAACTCCACACCGGCACAGTGCAACTCGCCGACGGAACCTCGCAGTTGGTCACCGGAACCGATCAGCTCGGCGCGGGCGCGGTCCAGATCCGCGACGGCGTGGACCAGGTCGTGACGCCCCTGCTGGACGCCCTCGAACCGGCCGGAAAGTTCGCGACCGATCTGACCCCCTTGCTCGACCAGTTGAGCAAGAACGCCGATCCGGACCTGGCCGACGCCATCACCCAGCTGAAGGGTCTGATCACCCAGGTCCGTCCCGGCGATCCCGACTCCATCGTCGGCCAGCTCACCCAATTGCGCGATGGCACCAAGGAATTGGCTCGCCAGCTCACCGACCCCAAGGCCGACTACCGCGCCGGCGTTCTCGCCTTGGCCACCGGTGCCACCCAGTTGCGCGACGGCGCCGGGCAGTTGGGCGCGGGCGCGACCGAACTGTCCACCGGCTTGCGTCAGCTCGCCGACGGCGGCCACGAACTCCGTGCGGGTGTCGGCCAATTGGGTGACGGCGCAACCCAACTCGACACCGGCCTGCGCGACGGCGCCGCCGCCGCACCCCACATCACCGACCCCACCACCTCCGCCGACGTCATCGCCCAGCCCGTCACCATGGACATCCGCAACCAGGAACCGAGCCAGGTGGTCCGCGGCGGCGACCGCAGCCACAAGGATGTCTCCCGCGGCGCGGGCCCCGTCCTGGTGGTGATGGGCTCCTTCCTGGCCGCGATCGTTCTCTGGATGTTGTTGCGCCCGTGGCGCGGCGCCGAGACCGGCCGCACCCCGTGGCGTCGCCCCGCCGGCCCGCTGCTGCGCGCGTCCGCGGTCGGTGCTGCCGGTGTCCTCGTCGTCACCGCGCTGGCCGCGCTCTACGGCAGCTCGGTCGGCTGGTCCCCGCAGCAGTGGCCGGCCATGGCCGCCGTGATCGTGCTCGTCGCCGCGGTCGCCGCTGTGACCACACAACTCTTCATCGTCCTGTTCGGCCGAGTCGCCGGCTCCATCGCCGCCTTCTCCTTCTACATGTTCCAGATCTTCACCTTCGGTGGCGTATTCCCCGCGGGCACAACGCCCTCCGCGTTCCGCCCCTTCAAGGACATCGCCCCGATGACCTTCGCCCGCCGAGCCGTCATCCGGGCCGACATCGCCCTGTACGACACGATGTTCTGGACCTCGATCGCCGTCCTGCTCCTCATGCTGGCCGCGGCTTTCGCCCTCATGCTCGCCGCCCGCCGCTTCACCGCCACCCCCGCCCCCGATCCCACCCCGCAACCACTGCACCCGATCGCATCGTCAGCCTGA